One window from the genome of Clarias gariepinus isolate MV-2021 ecotype Netherlands chromosome 15, CGAR_prim_01v2, whole genome shotgun sequence encodes:
- the LOC128542848 gene encoding keratin, type I cytoskeletal 19-like, translated as MSMYARSSYSTGPVGYGGSTVVTQRRMGTLSSAPKAFSVSGVGGGTRISSGYARNVSSGFGSGIGMGGGGGFNLASALDSDATVHMNEKATMQNLNDRLASYLDKVRSLEAANAKLELKIREYYEKKGPVAERDYSAYWATINDLKDKIKNATIENANILLQIDNSKLAADDFKTKFEHELIMRQSVEADIANLRRLLDQTTLTKADLEMQIEGLQDELAYLKKNHQEDLAAMRAQLTGNVNVEVDAAPQQDLNKVLDEIRSQYEAITEKHRKDQEAWFNEQSATLNQEVAIQTETIQTSKTEITDLRRTLQGLEIELQSQLSMKAALQNTLAETEARYSAMLSGFQNQINMLETELAQVRASIEQQGRDYTMLLDIKSRLEQEIATYRSLLEKEESRTPGTGGSSTITTTTTTVRH; from the exons ATGTCTATGTACGCACGTAGCTCCTACTCCACCGGCCCTGTAGGCTACGGTGGAAGCACTGTGGTCACCCAGCGCCGCATGGGCACACTGTCCTCAGCCCCTAAAGCCTTCAGCGTCTCCGGAGTCGGTGGTGGCACCAGAATCTCCTCAGGATACGCAAGGAATGTGTCTTCTGGCTTTGGTAGTGGTATTGGCATGGGTGGAGGTGGTGGCTTCAACCTGGCTTCTGCCCTGGACAGTGACGCTACCGTTCATATGAATGAGAAGGCCACCATGCAGAACCTGAATGATCGTCTGGCCTCCTACCTGGATAAGGTCCGCTCCCTAGAAGCTGCCAATGCAAAACTGGAGCTGAAGATTCGTGAGTACTATGAGAAGAAGGGGCCAGTTGCTGAGAGAGATTACAGCGCATACTGGGCCACCATCAACGACCTGAAGGATAAG ATCAAGAACGCCACCATTGAAAATGCCAATATCCTCCTGCAGATTGACAATTCCAAACTGGCTGCAGATGACTTCAAAACAAA ATTCGAGCATGAGCTGATAATGCGTCAGTCCGTGGAGGCTGATATTGCTAACTTGCGACGCCTATTGGACCAGACCACCCTGACTAAGGCTGACCTGGAGATGCAGATTGAAGGTCTGCAGGATGAGCTGGCCTACCTAAAGAAGAACCATCAGGAA GACCTGGCAGCTATGAGAGCTCAGCTGACTGGAAATGTGAACGTGGAGGTAGACGCTGCTCCACAGCAGGACCTGAACAAGGTTTTGGACGAGATTCGTTCTCAGTACGAAGCCATCACAGAAAAACACCGCAAAGACCAAGAGGCTTGGTTCAATGAACAG TCGGCAACACTAAACCAGGAGGTGGCCATCCAGACAGAGACCATTCAGACTTCCAAGACAGAGATCACAGACTTGAGACGGACCCTGCAGGGCTTGGAAATTGAACTCCAATCGCAACTAAGCATG AAAGCAGCCCTGCAGAACACGCTAGCCGAAACAGAAGCACGATACAGCGCTATGCTATCAGGTTTCCAGAACCAGATCAACATGCTCGAGACAGAGTTGGCACAGGTGCGTGCCAGCATTGAGCAGCAGGGCCGCGACTACACCATGTTGCTGGATATCAAGAGCCGTCTCGAGCAGGAAATCGCCACCTACAGAAGCCTCCTGGAGAAGGAAGAATCTAG GACTCCTGGCACAG gtgGATCCAGCACGatcactaccaccaccaccaccgtgCGCCACTAA